The Methanobacterium alcaliphilum genome has a window encoding:
- a CDS encoding coenzyme F420-0:L-glutamate ligase, whose amino-acid sequence MKSKNNPKYTIRNAKVIPVETRYIKPGESLNIILNAAKNYLKDGDFLIISETPVSISQRRLVDESLFSPSLMAIFLADVWSKLIWGHILGPLFRIKKRTIHNLRELPPESRAHKEVVLQYYGLKHALKPASEAGIDLSNVPGSMVSLLPENPENVAKLLSKKIKSNCSKDITVIIIDTDATYELGGKKFTCLPIALSGIKEDLGILGYIMGKFGHTIGPTPLGASHDLNVDYALKLAQIAENYQKSVEGHLETVYNMKNSFKGEIDNVSIEMLESIKHTPAIIIRHL is encoded by the coding sequence TTGAAATCAAAAAATAATCCAAAATATACCATCCGCAATGCCAAAGTAATTCCCGTGGAAACCAGATACATAAAACCCGGCGAGAGTTTAAATATCATACTAAATGCAGCAAAAAATTATTTAAAAGATGGAGACTTTTTAATAATCTCTGAAACTCCAGTTTCAATATCACAAAGACGTTTAGTAGATGAATCTCTTTTTAGTCCATCATTAATGGCTATTTTTCTTGCAGATGTTTGGTCAAAATTAATTTGGGGTCATATACTCGGGCCTTTATTTAGAATTAAAAAAAGAACCATACATAATTTAAGGGAATTGCCTCCAGAATCCAGAGCCCATAAAGAAGTAGTTTTACAATATTACGGCTTAAAACACGCTTTAAAGCCAGCTTCAGAAGCAGGCATAGATCTGAGTAATGTTCCAGGATCAATGGTTTCTTTACTCCCTGAAAACCCAGAAAATGTAGCTAAACTCCTTTCTAAAAAAATTAAATCAAATTGCAGTAAAGATATTACCGTGATTATTATTGATACTGACGCCACATATGAATTGGGTGGAAAAAAATTTACCTGTTTACCTATTGCGCTGAGTGGAATAAAAGAAGATTTAGGAATTTTGGGATATATAATGGGTAAATTTGGGCACACCATTGGACCTACACCATTAGGCGCTTCACATGATTTAAATGTTGATTATGCTTTGAAACTTGCCCAAATAGCTGAAAATTACCAAAAATCAGTTGAAGGGCATTTAGAAACAGTTTATAATATGAAAAATTCATTTAAAGGTGAAATTGATAATGTGAGTATTGAAATGTTAGAATCGATTAAACACACCCCTGCAATAATAATAAGGCATCTTTAA
- the tfe gene encoding transcription factor E, which yields MLKDPLVQALIHDIIDEEEEGSITIVDCLIKGKVTDEEIAEETELRLNIVRRVLYKLYDAGLASYKRSKDPETQWYTYTWKFEEERVEEMITKRHGEIVANLKSILEFEENNMFFACKTNDCRCTFDEASENGFICPKCDGEMEYMDNSPIIAQIKEELSLYENSGYGMDYAGENS from the coding sequence ATGCTTAAAGATCCACTGGTTCAAGCTTTAATTCATGACATTATCGATGAAGAAGAAGAAGGCAGCATAACTATTGTTGATTGCTTAATTAAAGGCAAAGTAACTGATGAAGAAATTGCTGAAGAAACTGAACTGAGATTAAATATTGTTAGAAGAGTCCTTTATAAACTTTATGACGCGGGTTTAGCCAGCTATAAACGAAGTAAAGACCCTGAAACACAATGGTATACTTACACTTGGAAATTCGAAGAAGAACGTGTAGAAGAAATGATTACCAAAAGACACGGCGAAATTGTGGCTAACTTGAAATCAATTTTAGAATTTGAAGAAAATAACATGTTTTTTGCATGTAAAACCAACGATTGCAGGTGTACTTTTGATGAAGCTTCAGAAAATGGATTCATTTGTCCAAAATGCGATGGAGAAATGGAGTACATGGATAACAGTCCAATTATAGCACAAATTAAAGAAGAATTGAGTTTGTATGAGAATAGTGGCTATGGAATGGACTATGCTGGAGAAAATTCTTAA
- a CDS encoding (Fe-S)-binding protein has translation MTDNTKSLPIEYIVQLLPGYNCGICGYARCDEFAGALLKKYTDLKKCRFMYQELFSENLENLEKILKEEKIIPAEEKIVGLLDGYEADFLLKPLPEENSCREILFPFSRIQLKKGEIIRYRPLGCPITHFAEIIEESQGLITVHIVGPCHRMDQDFEYRDIGVCLVGGFEGIIEGKLPAVGETIRFLPKHCMMQKVHSGVVVQIEGKRAMIEGIDLKVWAPPIKGKK, from the coding sequence ATGACAGATAATACCAAATCCCTCCCCATAGAATATATTGTGCAACTACTGCCGGGTTATAACTGCGGTATATGTGGATACGCTCGTTGTGATGAATTTGCAGGGGCTCTTTTAAAAAAATATACGGATTTGAAAAAATGCCGTTTTATGTATCAGGAACTTTTCAGTGAAAATCTAGAAAACCTGGAGAAAATACTTAAAGAAGAAAAAATAATCCCTGCAGAAGAAAAAATAGTCGGTCTTTTAGATGGATATGAAGCAGATTTCTTATTAAAACCATTACCTGAAGAAAATTCATGTAGAGAAATTTTGTTTCCGTTTAGTAGAATACAGCTCAAAAAAGGAGAAATTATCCGTTACAGGCCGTTAGGGTGCCCTATAACTCATTTTGCGGAAATAATTGAAGAAAGTCAAGGATTAATAACTGTGCATATAGTCGGTCCATGCCACCGTATGGATCAAGATTTTGAATATAGGGACATAGGCGTGTGTTTGGTGGGAGGTTTTGAAGGAATAATCGAGGGAAAACTTCCAGCAGTGGGAGAAACCATTCGTTTTCTGCCTAAACACTGCATGATGCAGAAGGTTCATTCTGGAGTGGTAGTGCAGATAGAGGGGAAAAGAGCCATGATTGAGGGAATAGACCTGAAAGTATGGGCTCCTCCAATAAAAGGGAAAAAATAA
- a CDS encoding GTP-binding protein — MRMVIVAGTPGSGKTAVLIHALKSLKVGGLSSSVVKIDCLYTDDDKKFKKIGVPTKLGLSMDMCPDHYAIYNIEDMISWAKDNESDFLIVETAGLCHRCAPYTMNCLGVCVIDATSGPNTPLKVGPFLSTADIAVVTKGDMISQAEREIFRERILEVNPKAKIIEANGLSGQGCMELAEEMTKAHEVSLEEEKLRHSAPLAVCTLCVGETRVNKKHHRGILRRIDGFQTYEGE, encoded by the coding sequence ATGAGAATGGTAATAGTTGCTGGAACTCCGGGTTCTGGAAAAACTGCAGTTTTAATACACGCCCTTAAAAGTTTAAAAGTTGGAGGATTGTCATCATCAGTAGTAAAGATTGACTGTTTGTATACTGATGACGATAAAAAATTTAAAAAAATAGGTGTTCCCACTAAATTAGGATTATCCATGGACATGTGTCCTGATCACTATGCAATATACAATATTGAAGATATGATTAGTTGGGCTAAAGATAATGAGTCTGATTTTTTGATTGTAGAAACTGCCGGACTTTGCCATCGCTGTGCCCCATATACAATGAATTGTTTAGGGGTTTGTGTAATAGATGCTACCAGTGGGCCGAATACTCCATTAAAAGTTGGCCCTTTCTTATCGACAGCAGATATTGCTGTGGTTACTAAGGGAGATATGATTTCTCAAGCAGAAAGAGAAATATTTAGAGAAAGAATATTGGAAGTTAATCCCAAAGCTAAAATAATTGAGGCTAATGGTTTAAGTGGACAGGGTTGTATGGAACTGGCTGAAGAAATGACAAAAGCTCATGAAGTTTCATTAGAAGAAGAAAAATTAAGACACTCTGCACCTCTTGCAGTTTGTACTTTGTGTGTAGGTGAAACCAGAGTTAATAAAAAGCACCACCGCGGAATACTTCGCAGAATAGATGGTTTTCAAACATACGAAGGAGAATGA
- a CDS encoding TIGR00295 family protein, which translates to MSIKLLKKMRCPEWVIHHSQAVKKKAMDISQNFDVDEKLIQEGALLHDIGRCKTNDMHHAVIGACILSEHGFSEDLIKIVERHIGAGISKKEAILMGLPPKDYIPISLEEKIVAHADNLLNGSQEVNLDFVITKWTSKRGCDPQSIERLKKLHHELVS; encoded by the coding sequence TTGAGCATTAAACTTCTAAAAAAGATGAGATGTCCCGAATGGGTAATACATCACTCGCAAGCAGTTAAAAAAAAAGCGATGGATATCTCACAGAATTTTGATGTCGATGAAAAATTGATACAAGAAGGAGCCTTGTTGCATGATATTGGCCGATGCAAAACTAATGATATGCATCACGCAGTTATAGGGGCTTGCATCTTAAGTGAACACGGGTTTTCAGAAGATTTAATAAAAATAGTTGAAAGACATATAGGTGCCGGTATTTCAAAAAAAGAAGCTATTTTGATGGGTCTTCCTCCAAAAGATTATATTCCAATATCTTTAGAAGAAAAAATAGTGGCTCACGCTGATAACTTACTAAATGGTTCACAAGAAGTTAACCTTGATTTTGTGATAACAAAATGGACTTCAAAAAGGGGATGTGACCCTCAATCAATTGAAAGACTCAAAAAATTACATCACGAACTTGTTTCTTGA
- a CDS encoding glutamate synthase-related protein, which produces MVPLNESKKKKVDCICSKCPSYPQDKNEKFFCFNGKSLHDVPERGCLCSTCPIYTKYNLNGIYFCDKEHVGDSLVLMRKKKHDEDIEIYQTMVDIKTIAKTGESVISSMGSPKKTPYSWDDIHFIPAQLYQIPLNQEEICTNIILGKNSKKPLQLKSPIMISALSYGAVSKKVKEIIATVAKNTGIGFNSGEGGVLKTDLELAASQLIIQYSTGRFGLNENILKQASAIEIRFGQGAYPGKGSYLPAHKMNEDIKKIRGLKKGEDSYSPAHHPDILTEKSLKEKVEWLRKITNGAPIGVKIACGNIEKDLEILINSNIDFITIDGFGGGTGAVNPTIRDNVGLPLIAALPRAVKFLKNNKKYGQIDLIASGGLRTSADIVKCLAMGANAVYIGTAALIAINCQQHKICHTGMCPTGITTHKKTLLNQLNAEKSILQLENFINVSKNEIKTFTRILGKKDINDINQDDLVALDKDLATLTNIEWLNGKYV; this is translated from the coding sequence ATGGTGCCATTAAATGAGTCCAAAAAAAAGAAAGTAGATTGTATCTGTTCGAAATGCCCCAGCTATCCTCAGGATAAAAATGAAAAATTCTTCTGTTTTAATGGGAAGAGCTTGCACGATGTGCCTGAGCGAGGATGTTTATGTAGTACCTGCCCTATTTACACAAAATATAATCTTAATGGGATCTATTTCTGTGATAAAGAACACGTGGGAGATAGCCTAGTTTTAATGCGTAAGAAAAAACACGACGAAGACATTGAAATTTATCAAACCATGGTTGATATTAAGACCATTGCCAAAACAGGAGAAAGTGTGATCAGTTCTATGGGATCACCTAAAAAAACTCCTTACTCATGGGATGATATCCATTTCATTCCAGCGCAATTATATCAAATCCCACTTAATCAAGAAGAAATATGTACCAATATAATACTAGGTAAAAACTCAAAAAAGCCACTGCAACTTAAATCCCCAATTATGATCTCAGCCTTGAGCTATGGTGCAGTATCAAAAAAAGTTAAAGAGATAATTGCAACTGTTGCCAAAAATACAGGAATTGGATTTAATTCCGGTGAAGGAGGAGTACTAAAAACTGACTTAGAATTAGCTGCATCCCAACTTATTATTCAATATTCCACTGGAAGATTTGGCCTGAATGAAAATATATTAAAACAAGCATCCGCAATAGAAATCCGATTTGGTCAAGGAGCTTATCCTGGAAAAGGCAGTTATCTCCCTGCCCATAAAATGAATGAAGATATAAAAAAGATTCGTGGGCTTAAAAAAGGAGAAGATTCTTATTCACCCGCACACCATCCAGATATTCTTACAGAAAAATCACTTAAAGAAAAAGTAGAGTGGCTCAGAAAAATAACTAATGGTGCACCTATTGGCGTTAAAATAGCATGTGGAAATATTGAAAAAGATTTAGAGATTTTAATTAATTCAAATATTGATTTCATAACAATAGATGGATTTGGAGGAGGTACTGGGGCTGTTAATCCCACTATACGAGATAATGTTGGTTTGCCACTTATTGCAGCCTTACCTAGAGCCGTGAAGTTCTTGAAAAATAACAAGAAATATGGCCAGATAGATTTGATAGCCAGCGGAGGTCTTAGAACATCTGCAGACATAGTTAAATGCTTAGCCATGGGAGCAAATGCAGTTTACATTGGAACTGCTGCTTTAATTGCAATTAATTGCCAACAACATAAAATCTGCCACACAGGAATGTGTCCCACAGGGATAACAACCCATAAAAAAACCCTCCTAAACCAACTAAATGCAGAAAAAAGTATTTTGCAACTGGAAAACTTCATTAATGTCTCAAAAAATGAAATAAAAACCTTTACCCGGATTCTAGGTAAAAAAGACATTAATGACATCAATCAAGACGATTTAGTTGCATTAGACAAAGATTTAGCAACCCTAACTAATATTGAATGGTTAAATGGAAAATACGTTTGA